One window from the genome of Streptomyces sp. NBC_00287 encodes:
- a CDS encoding P1 family peptidase, translating into MTVDALTDVAGVRVGHATRTGDGWLTGTTVVLAPEGGAVAAVDVRGGGPGTKETDALDPRNLVQKVEAIVLTGGSAYGLDAASGVMAWLEEQGRGVRVGPDPAHVVPVVPAACVFDLGRGGDFRARPDAATGRAAVEEAAASAVGAGVRQGCVGAGAGAVVGELKGGVGTASVVLDSGITVGALVVANAAGGAMDPQTGVLYGELFQGRVEYPEARVHEAARLRLAETSSTNAPPPLNTTLAVVATDADLSKAQAQKLAGTAHDGIARAVRPVHLLNDGDTVFALATGARSLDAASPLALNEILAAGADVVTRAIVRAVRAAESVDGPGGVWPSYGELYGGAGRS; encoded by the coding sequence ATGACAGTTGACGCATTGACGGACGTCGCCGGCGTGCGAGTGGGACACGCGACGCGCACCGGCGACGGTTGGCTCACCGGCACCACTGTCGTCCTCGCTCCGGAGGGCGGGGCCGTCGCCGCGGTGGACGTACGGGGCGGCGGTCCCGGCACCAAGGAGACCGACGCCCTCGACCCGCGCAACCTCGTGCAGAAGGTCGAGGCGATCGTCCTGACCGGGGGCAGCGCGTACGGGCTCGACGCGGCCTCCGGTGTGATGGCCTGGCTGGAGGAGCAGGGGCGCGGGGTGCGCGTCGGGCCGGATCCGGCGCATGTCGTGCCCGTGGTGCCCGCGGCGTGCGTCTTCGACCTGGGGCGGGGCGGCGACTTCCGGGCCCGGCCGGATGCGGCGACGGGGCGCGCGGCGGTCGAGGAGGCCGCGGCGAGCGCGGTCGGCGCCGGGGTGCGGCAAGGGTGCGTGGGCGCCGGTGCGGGGGCGGTCGTCGGGGAGTTGAAGGGCGGGGTCGGGACGGCGAGCGTCGTGCTCGACTCGGGGATCACGGTCGGCGCACTGGTGGTGGCGAACGCGGCGGGGGGCGCGATGGATCCGCAAACCGGTGTGCTGTACGGCGAGTTGTTCCAGGGGCGTGTGGAGTATCCCGAGGCGCGCGTACACGAAGCCGCGCGTCTGCGCCTCGCCGAGACCTCGTCGACGAATGCGCCGCCCCCGCTGAACACGACGCTCGCCGTCGTCGCCACCGACGCGGACCTCTCCAAGGCGCAGGCGCAGAAGCTGGCCGGTACGGCGCACGACGGCATCGCGCGGGCCGTGCGGCCGGTGCATCTGCTCAACGACGGCGACACGGTGTTCGCGCTGGCGACGGGGGCGCGCTCGCTCGACGCCGCGAGCCCGCTCGCGCTGAACGAGATCCTCGCCGCGGGCGCGGATGTGGTGACGCGCGCGATCGTGCGCGCGGTGCGCGCCGCGGAGTCGGTGGACGGGCCGGGTGGGGTGTGGCCCTCGTACGGGGAGTTGTACGGGGGTGCCGGGCGGTCCTGA
- a CDS encoding L,D-transpeptidase, with product MTTPDKAARRALGTCAVLMVGALTLTACGGSANAKNDDDKGGDSAKSSAAKIVISAKDGSAGASINSTGVKVSDGELTDVKMTVAETGQAVPGAISANGGSWKPKEQLERGTKYEISAKAKDSDGKTTAAGSTFTTVSPENSFIGTYTPDNGATVGVGMPVSFTFDKAISDQKAVRSGITVTSSSGQKVVGHWFGAQRLDFRPEEYWKAGSKVTMKIDLDGIEGANGVYGVQKKTVTFTIGRSQVSTVDVNTQTMTVTRDGKTLKSVPISAGSAEFPTYNGQMVISEKLAGTRMNSRTVNLADAYDIPDVPHAMRLTTSGTFLHGNYWYNKGNPPFGRQGTSHGCVGLQDVRGAQGDTTAKWFYDNSLIGDVVIVKNSPDKSVAPDNGLNGWNMPWSEWTAGSAA from the coding sequence GTGACAACGCCGGACAAAGCAGCGCGGCGCGCACTGGGGACCTGTGCCGTCCTGATGGTCGGCGCCCTCACCCTCACCGCCTGTGGCGGCAGCGCCAACGCGAAGAACGACGACGACAAGGGCGGGGACTCCGCCAAGTCATCGGCCGCGAAGATCGTGATCTCGGCGAAGGACGGCTCGGCGGGCGCGTCGATCAACTCGACCGGCGTGAAGGTCAGCGACGGCGAGCTCACCGACGTGAAGATGACGGTGGCGGAGACGGGACAGGCCGTACCGGGGGCGATATCGGCGAACGGCGGGAGCTGGAAGCCGAAGGAGCAGCTGGAGCGCGGGACCAAGTACGAGATATCGGCGAAGGCGAAGGACTCGGACGGGAAGACCACCGCGGCCGGTTCCACCTTCACCACGGTCTCGCCGGAGAACAGCTTCATCGGGACGTACACGCCGGACAACGGCGCGACGGTGGGCGTCGGGATGCCGGTGTCGTTCACCTTCGACAAGGCGATCAGCGACCAGAAGGCCGTGCGGTCGGGCATCACCGTCACGTCGAGCAGCGGGCAGAAGGTCGTGGGCCACTGGTTCGGGGCGCAGCGGCTCGACTTCCGGCCCGAGGAGTACTGGAAGGCCGGTTCCAAGGTCACGATGAAGATCGACCTGGACGGGATCGAGGGCGCGAACGGCGTCTACGGGGTGCAGAAGAAGACCGTGACCTTCACCATCGGGCGCTCGCAGGTCTCCACGGTGGATGTCAACACGCAGACGATGACGGTCACGCGGGACGGCAAGACGCTCAAGTCGGTGCCGATCTCGGCGGGCAGCGCGGAGTTCCCGACGTACAACGGGCAGATGGTGATCTCCGAGAAGCTCGCGGGGACGCGGATGAACAGCCGGACGGTGAATCTGGCCGACGCGTACGACATCCCCGATGTGCCGCACGCGATGCGGCTGACGACGTCGGGGACCTTCCTCCACGGCAACTACTGGTACAACAAGGGCAACCCGCCCTTCGGGCGGCAGGGGACCAGCCACGGCTGTGTCGGGCTGCAGGACGTGCGGGGCGCGCAGGGTGACACGACGGCGAAGTGGTTCTACGACAACTCGCTGATCGGCGATGTGGTGATCGTGAAGAACTCCCCCGACAAGTCGGTGGCGCCGGACAACGGGCTCAACGGATGGAACATGCCGTGGAGCGAGTGGACCGCCGGAAGTGCCGCCTGA
- a CDS encoding DUF6227 family protein, whose amino-acid sequence MSVPYETAAYESHESPESPEEHLARLLGRALNSFELPDEVIRRLDCALAHDSSLHSAHHSAGRHRETYRHTWLLADGSALTLWELVHNTARGSAPQHEVYVDEEELRAATARLPLPPDAPDFELPVTVQLSPVHTPRHAYVPDDSADHARRLLRRAENADRPGPDTAALLTTAFAHQITQAFGRPCRAGRAGLCFSLYEHAFLLRDGAEISLWEVEHTATPDGRHMCEVYVSEDAAREAMERRAAQMS is encoded by the coding sequence TTGAGCGTTCCGTACGAGACGGCAGCGTACGAATCCCACGAGTCGCCGGAGTCTCCGGAGGAGCACCTCGCGCGACTGCTCGGCCGTGCCCTGAACTCCTTCGAGCTGCCCGACGAGGTGATACGGCGGCTCGACTGCGCGCTGGCGCACGACAGTTCGCTGCACTCCGCGCACCACAGCGCGGGCCGGCACCGTGAGACCTACCGGCACACCTGGCTGCTCGCCGACGGCTCGGCGCTTACCCTGTGGGAGCTCGTCCACAACACCGCGCGGGGCAGCGCGCCGCAGCACGAGGTGTACGTCGACGAGGAGGAGCTGCGCGCCGCGACCGCGCGCCTGCCCCTGCCGCCGGACGCCCCGGACTTCGAGCTGCCGGTGACGGTGCAGCTGTCGCCGGTGCACACGCCGCGCCACGCGTACGTGCCGGACGACTCCGCCGACCACGCGCGTCGGCTCCTGCGCCGTGCGGAGAACGCCGACCGGCCGGGCCCGGACACCGCCGCGCTGCTGACCACGGCGTTCGCGCACCAGATCACACAGGCCTTCGGGCGCCCGTGCCGCGCGGGGCGCGCCGGGCTGTGCTTCTCGCTCTACGAGCACGCTTTCCTGCTGCGCGACGGCGCGGAGATCTCCCTGTGGGAGGTCGAGCACACGGCGACGCCGGACGGGCGGCACATGTGCGAGGTGTACGTCAGCGAGGACGCGGCGCGAGAGGCGATGGAGCGCCGGGCGGCGCAGATGTCGTAG
- a CDS encoding PTS fructose transporter subunit IIABC encodes MSDMITADLVDLDLSADTKEAAARALAERMVALGRVTDLEGFLADVAAREAQMPTGLDGGIGIPHCRSEHVTEPTLAFGRSAAGIDFGAADGPADLIFLIAAPAGADDAHLTILSSLARQLMNSEFTDALRAAGDAGAAAALIRGDETPGAAEETSGSADSAAVSAAASADTAAVSTSEDTPDTTPQTPGGNARPFRIVAVTSCPTGIAHTYMAAESLESAGRDAGVELVVETQGSAGFTRLDPAAIAAADGVIFAHDVPVRDKDRFAGKPTVDVGVKAGINRPAQLITEVREKAARGEVSAGAPAGTGTPVERAGEPGEGYGTKLRKWLMTGVSYMVPFVAAGGLLIALGFAIGGWEINKAPSVMEHFDWTQVDSWGALLFQIGGVAFGFLVPVLAGYIAYGMADRPGLVPGFVGGAISLTINAGFLGGLAAGLIAGGVVMAIQRVKIPPVLRGIMPVVVIPLISTLIVGFLMFVVIGKPIAEAQEAMTDWLDGLSGTNAILLGILLGLMMCFDLGGPVNKVAYAFATAGIAVADPSDSAMKVMAAVMAAGMVPPLAMALATTVRGKLFTHTERENGKAAWVLGASFISEGAIPFAAADPLRVIPASMAGGAVTGALSMAFGATLRAPHGGIFVVPLIGNPLLYLVAIAAGVCVTTALVVVLKGMRKPVPGAAPAEPGAGTAAATAESKQPVAA; translated from the coding sequence ATGAGCGACATGATCACCGCGGACCTGGTCGATCTCGACCTGTCCGCCGATACCAAGGAAGCGGCGGCCCGTGCCCTCGCCGAGCGCATGGTGGCCCTGGGCCGGGTGACCGACCTCGAAGGCTTCCTCGCCGACGTCGCCGCCCGCGAGGCCCAGATGCCGACCGGCCTCGACGGCGGCATCGGCATCCCGCACTGCCGCAGTGAGCACGTCACCGAGCCGACGCTCGCCTTCGGGCGCAGCGCGGCCGGGATCGACTTCGGTGCGGCGGACGGTCCCGCGGACCTGATCTTCCTGATCGCGGCGCCCGCCGGTGCGGACGACGCCCACCTGACGATCCTGTCCTCGCTCGCGCGGCAGCTGATGAACTCCGAGTTCACGGATGCGCTGCGGGCGGCGGGGGATGCGGGTGCTGCGGCGGCGCTGATCCGTGGGGATGAGACTCCTGGCGCGGCCGAGGAGACGAGCGGTTCCGCAGACTCCGCTGCGGTGTCGGCGGCGGCCTCCGCCGACACCGCAGCGGTCAGCACCAGCGAGGACACCCCGGACACCACCCCGCAGACCCCCGGAGGGAACGCGCGGCCCTTCCGTATCGTCGCCGTCACCTCCTGCCCGACCGGCATCGCCCACACCTACATGGCGGCCGAGTCCCTGGAGAGCGCCGGCCGCGACGCGGGCGTCGAGCTCGTCGTCGAGACGCAGGGCTCGGCCGGCTTCACCCGGCTCGACCCGGCCGCCATCGCGGCGGCGGACGGCGTGATCTTCGCGCACGACGTGCCCGTACGGGACAAGGACCGCTTCGCCGGCAAGCCGACGGTCGACGTCGGTGTGAAGGCGGGCATCAACCGCCCGGCCCAACTCATCACCGAGGTGCGCGAGAAGGCGGCGCGCGGCGAGGTGAGCGCGGGGGCGCCCGCGGGCACGGGCACGCCGGTCGAGCGCGCCGGTGAGCCCGGCGAGGGCTACGGCACCAAGCTCCGCAAGTGGCTGATGACCGGCGTCAGCTACATGGTCCCGTTCGTCGCCGCGGGCGGTCTGCTGATCGCGCTCGGCTTCGCGATCGGCGGCTGGGAGATCAACAAGGCTCCCTCGGTGATGGAGCACTTCGACTGGACCCAGGTCGACAGCTGGGGCGCCCTGCTGTTCCAGATCGGCGGCGTGGCCTTCGGCTTCCTCGTCCCGGTCCTGGCCGGTTACATCGCCTACGGCATGGCGGACAGGCCGGGCCTGGTGCCCGGCTTCGTCGGCGGCGCGATCTCGCTCACCATCAACGCCGGCTTCCTCGGCGGCCTGGCGGCCGGTCTGATCGCCGGTGGCGTGGTGATGGCGATCCAGCGGGTGAAGATCCCGCCGGTGTTGCGCGGCATCATGCCGGTGGTGGTGATCCCGCTGATCTCCACGCTGATCGTCGGCTTCCTGATGTTCGTCGTGATCGGCAAGCCCATCGCCGAGGCCCAGGAGGCCATGACGGACTGGCTCGACGGCCTCTCCGGCACCAACGCCATCCTGCTCGGCATCCTGCTCGGCCTGATGATGTGCTTCGACCTCGGCGGCCCGGTCAACAAGGTCGCGTACGCCTTCGCCACGGCCGGTATCGCCGTCGCCGACCCCAGCGACTCCGCGATGAAGGTCATGGCCGCCGTGATGGCCGCGGGCATGGTCCCGCCGCTGGCGATGGCCCTGGCCACCACGGTCCGCGGCAAGCTCTTCACACACACCGAGCGGGAGAACGGCAAGGCCGCCTGGGTGCTGGGCGCCTCCTTCATCTCCGAGGGCGCGATCCCCTTCGCGGCCGCCGACCCGCTGCGCGTCATCCCGGCCTCGATGGCGGGCGGTGCGGTCACCGGCGCCCTGTCGATGGCCTTCGGCGCCACCCTGCGCGCCCCCCACGGCGGCATCTTCGTGGTCCCGCTGATCGGCAACCCGCTGCTGTACCTGGTCGCCATCGCGGCGGGCGTCTGCGTCACCACCGCCCTGGTGGTCGTCCTGAAGGGCATGCGCAAGCCGGTCCCGGGCGCGGCGCCCGCCGAGCCCGGCGCCGGCACGGCGGCCGCGACCGCGGAATCCAAGCAGCCGGTGGCGGCCTGA
- the pfkB gene encoding 1-phosphofructokinase yields MILTVTPNPSLDRTYEVPSLERGEVIRATGERMDPGGKGVNVSRAVAAAGRRTVAVLPLGGAPGALVADLLDAQGIEVTAVRVAGATRSNIALAESDGVLTKINAPGPELTAAEQELLLETVREQSRDADWIACCGSLPRGLAPAWYADVVARAHAGGARIALDTSGRALLEALRERPDVVKPNAEELAEAVGRPLSTVGDAVKAAEELREMGARAVLASLGADGQLLVDSAGAWFGSARVDVVRSNVGAGDSSLAGFLIAGGSGPEALASAVAHGAAAVQLPGSVMPSPGDLDPSAVTVTAEVPVDRVLKEPVS; encoded by the coding sequence ATGATCCTCACCGTCACCCCCAACCCGTCGCTGGACCGCACCTATGAGGTCCCGTCCCTGGAGCGCGGCGAGGTCATCCGAGCCACCGGCGAACGCATGGACCCGGGCGGCAAGGGCGTGAACGTCTCGCGCGCCGTCGCCGCCGCCGGGCGGCGCACGGTCGCGGTACTGCCCCTGGGTGGTGCGCCGGGGGCGCTCGTCGCCGATCTGCTCGACGCGCAGGGCATCGAGGTCACGGCGGTGCGGGTCGCCGGAGCCACCCGCTCGAACATCGCGCTCGCGGAGTCGGACGGGGTGCTGACGAAGATCAACGCGCCGGGTCCCGAGCTGACGGCCGCGGAGCAGGAGCTGTTGCTGGAGACGGTGCGTGAGCAGTCGCGGGACGCGGACTGGATCGCCTGCTGCGGGAGCCTGCCGCGGGGGCTCGCGCCGGCGTGGTACGCCGATGTCGTCGCGCGAGCGCACGCGGGGGGCGCTCGGATCGCACTGGACACCTCGGGGCGTGCGCTGCTGGAGGCGTTGCGCGAGCGGCCCGATGTGGTGAAGCCGAACGCCGAGGAGCTCGCGGAGGCCGTCGGGCGCCCCCTGTCCACGGTGGGCGACGCGGTGAAGGCGGCCGAGGAGTTGCGCGAGATGGGCGCACGCGCCGTGCTCGCGAGCCTGGGCGCGGACGGGCAGTTGCTGGTGGACAGCGCGGGCGCCTGGTTCGGCAGCGCGCGCGTGGATGTCGTACGCAGCAATGTGGGCGCCGGTGACTCCTCGCTCGCCGGCTTCCTGATCGCGGGCGGCAGTGGTCCGGAGGCGCTCGCGTCCGCCGTGGCGCACGGCGCCGCCGCCGTACAGCTGCCCGGCAGTGTGATGCCGTCGCCGGGCGACCTGGACCCGTCGGCCGTCACGGTCACGGCCGAGGTGCCGGTGGATCGCGTACTGAAGGAGCCGGTGTCATGA
- a CDS encoding DeoR/GlpR family DNA-binding transcription regulator produces MYAPERQQEILRIARDGGRVDVLSLAEEFQVTAETIRRDLKALDRAGLVRRVHGGAIPVGRLDFEPDLTERESTAADEKDRIAKAALAELPAEGTMILDAGTTVARVAGAIPLEASLTVVTHSLPIAARLADHPGIQLHLVGGRVRHRTRAAVDAWALRAYGEIRADVLFVAANGFSADHGLTTPDLAEAAVKRAAVAAARRVVLLADSSKHGQEHFARFGDLSDVDLLITDSGLSPEDAAAIERGGTEVVRA; encoded by the coding sequence ATGTACGCACCGGAGCGGCAGCAGGAGATCCTCCGGATCGCCCGTGACGGCGGCCGGGTGGACGTGCTGTCGCTGGCCGAGGAGTTCCAGGTGACGGCGGAGACGATCCGCCGGGACCTGAAGGCCCTGGACCGGGCCGGCCTGGTGCGCCGGGTGCACGGCGGGGCCATCCCGGTCGGCCGTCTCGACTTCGAGCCGGACCTCACCGAGCGCGAGTCCACGGCCGCCGACGAGAAGGACCGCATCGCGAAGGCCGCCCTCGCCGAACTGCCGGCCGAGGGCACGATGATCCTCGACGCCGGTACGACGGTCGCGCGGGTCGCGGGCGCCATCCCGCTGGAGGCCTCGCTCACCGTCGTCACCCACAGCCTGCCGATCGCGGCCCGCCTCGCGGACCACCCCGGCATCCAGCTCCATCTGGTCGGGGGGCGCGTACGACACCGCACGCGCGCCGCCGTGGACGCCTGGGCGCTGCGGGCGTACGGCGAGATCCGGGCCGATGTCCTCTTTGTCGCGGCCAACGGCTTCTCCGCCGACCATGGCCTGACCACCCCCGACCTCGCCGAGGCCGCGGTGAAGCGCGCGGCGGTGGCCGCGGCCCGCCGTGTGGTGCTGCTCGCCGACTCCTCCAAGCACGGCCAGGAGCACTTCGCCCGCTTCGGCGACCTGAGCGATGTGGACCTGCTGATCACCGACAGCGGGCTGAGCCCCGAAGACGCCGCCGCGATCGAGCGCGGCGGCACGGAAGTAGTGCGCGCATGA
- a CDS encoding MFS transporter translates to MTQETTPVGDKRRWFALAIVMTAAFMDLVDVTIVNIAIPSITQNAGASESQIQWITAGYALAFAAGLITGGRLGDIHGRKKLFLIGIGGFTIASALCGFAANPDMLVASRILQGAMAALMVPQVLSIVHATFPAHERGKVFGLFGAVVGLGAVSGPLLGALLTEWNLFGLEWRPIFLINLPVGIAGLILGSRYITESKAAKAPRLDLVGVALVTLGLLMLLYPLTRGRETGWPLWGYVSMAGSLVVLAVLVAYERRKSARDGSPLIELSLFKVKSFAAGIAVQTVFGVGLGIFFLVWTLYMQMGLGWGPLKAGLTGVPFSLAVSTAAGLSVQKLVPRFGRKVLQAGALVLGLGVLLYLWESERYGLGIAPWQMALPLVVMGAGMGLIVAPLTDAILSEVPREHAGSASGLINTVQQMGNALGLGLVSVVFFGVLDDRVAAGTAVEPAFVDAFQHALGWVAAVMGVIFLLMFALPRKPAQHVEGADEAELRGDEPELREPVSVA, encoded by the coding sequence ATGACCCAAGAGACGACTCCCGTCGGAGACAAGCGGCGCTGGTTCGCGCTGGCGATCGTGATGACCGCGGCCTTCATGGACCTCGTGGACGTGACGATCGTCAATATCGCGATCCCGTCCATCACGCAGAACGCCGGTGCCTCCGAGAGCCAGATCCAGTGGATAACGGCCGGTTACGCCCTCGCCTTCGCCGCGGGCCTGATCACCGGCGGCCGCCTCGGCGACATCCACGGCCGTAAGAAGCTGTTCCTCATCGGCATCGGCGGCTTCACGATCGCCTCCGCGCTGTGCGGCTTCGCCGCGAACCCGGACATGCTGGTCGCCTCCCGCATTCTGCAGGGCGCGATGGCGGCGCTGATGGTGCCGCAGGTGCTGTCGATCGTGCACGCCACCTTCCCGGCGCACGAGCGCGGCAAGGTGTTCGGGCTGTTCGGCGCGGTCGTGGGGCTCGGCGCGGTCAGCGGTCCGCTGCTCGGCGCGCTGCTCACCGAGTGGAACCTCTTCGGCCTGGAATGGCGCCCGATCTTCCTGATCAACCTCCCCGTCGGCATCGCGGGCCTGATCCTCGGCAGCCGCTACATCACCGAGTCCAAGGCGGCGAAGGCACCCAGGCTCGACCTGGTGGGCGTGGCCCTGGTGACGCTCGGGCTGCTGATGCTGCTCTACCCGCTGACCCGCGGCCGTGAGACGGGCTGGCCGCTGTGGGGGTACGTGTCGATGGCCGGCTCGCTGGTCGTGCTCGCGGTGCTGGTGGCGTACGAGAGGCGCAAGAGCGCACGGGACGGCTCCCCGCTGATCGAGCTGTCCCTGTTCAAGGTGAAGAGCTTCGCCGCCGGTATCGCCGTACAGACCGTGTTCGGTGTCGGGCTCGGCATCTTCTTCCTGGTGTGGACGCTGTACATGCAGATGGGTCTTGGCTGGGGCCCGCTGAAGGCGGGGCTGACCGGGGTGCCGTTCTCGCTCGCGGTCTCCACGGCTGCGGGGCTGTCCGTGCAGAAGCTGGTCCCGCGCTTCGGGCGCAAGGTGCTGCAGGCGGGTGCGCTGGTGCTCGGTCTCGGTGTCCTGCTCTACCTGTGGGAGTCCGAGCGGTACGGCCTCGGCATCGCGCCCTGGCAGATGGCGCTTCCGCTGGTCGTGATGGGCGCGGGCATGGGTCTGATCGTCGCCCCGCTGACGGATGCGATCCTCTCGGAGGTGCCGCGCGAGCACGCCGGTTCGGCGTCCGGGCTGATCAACACGGTGCAGCAGATGGGCAACGCGCTGGGGCTCGGTCTTGTGTCGGTCGTGTTCTTCGGGGTGCTGGACGACCGGGTGGCTGCCGGGACCGCTGTGGAGCCGGCCTTCGTGGACGCGTTCCAGCATGCGCTGGGGTGGGTGGCCGCGGTGATGGGCGTCATCTTTCTGCTGATGTTCGCGCTGCCTCGCAAGCCTGCGCAGCATGTGGAGGGGGCGGACGAGGCCGAGCTGCGCGGCGATGAGCCGGAGCTGCGGGAGCCGGTGTCCGTCGCCTGA
- a CDS encoding helix-turn-helix transcriptional regulator, giving the protein MTTDTPARLLQLLSLLQTPREWPGGELAGRLGVSRRTVRRDVDRLRELGYPVQATKGADGGYRLVAGKAMPPLVLDDEEAVAIAVGLRAGAGHAVEGVDEASVRALAKLEQVLPSRLRHRVSTLQAATTPLTSGDGASIAPETLTVMASTVAGQERLRFAYRAGDGTESRRITEPYRLVSTGRRWYLVAYDLDRDDWRTFRVDRVSDPFATGARFTPRELPTGNAAEYLRQSMYRRQETYEFSVTFAAPAHFIAARLPKWLGAPEPIDDHTCRLRATTGDAVEWMAVRLAMADCEFTVHEPEELVRCVRDLGGRLSRAAKG; this is encoded by the coding sequence ATGACGACAGACACCCCGGCCCGCCTCCTCCAGCTCCTGTCCCTCCTCCAGACGCCCCGCGAATGGCCCGGCGGCGAGCTCGCCGGCCGGCTCGGGGTGTCGCGGCGTACCGTGCGGCGGGACGTCGACCGGCTGCGTGAGCTCGGCTATCCCGTGCAGGCGACCAAGGGCGCCGACGGCGGCTATCGGCTCGTCGCGGGGAAGGCGATGCCGCCGCTCGTCCTCGACGACGAGGAGGCGGTGGCCATCGCGGTCGGCCTGCGCGCCGGCGCCGGGCACGCGGTGGAGGGCGTCGACGAGGCGTCCGTACGGGCGCTGGCCAAGCTGGAGCAGGTGCTGCCCAGCCGCCTCCGCCACCGCGTCTCCACGCTCCAGGCCGCGACCACCCCGCTGACCAGCGGCGACGGCGCGAGCATCGCTCCGGAGACGCTCACGGTGATGGCCTCGACGGTGGCCGGCCAAGAGCGGCTGCGATTCGCCTACCGGGCGGGCGACGGCACGGAATCCCGCCGTATCACCGAGCCCTACCGCCTCGTCTCCACCGGCCGCCGCTGGTACCTCGTCGCCTACGACCTCGACCGCGACGACTGGCGGACGTTCCGCGTCGACCGGGTGAGCGACCCCTTCGCGACCGGCGCCCGCTTCACCCCGCGCGAGCTGCCCACGGGCAACGCGGCCGAGTATCTGCGCCAGTCCATGTACCGCCGCCAGGAGACCTACGAGTTCTCCGTCACCTTCGCCGCCCCCGCCCATTTCATCGCGGCCCGCCTGCCCAAGTGGCTCGGCGCACCCGAACCGATCGACGACCACACCTGCCGACTGCGCGCCACGACCGGCGACGCCGTGGAGTGGATGGCGGTACGGCTGGCCATGGCCGACTGCGAGTTCACCGTGCACGAGCCGGAGGAACTGGTGCGATGCGTAAGGGACTTGGGCGGCCGCTTGAGCAGGGCGGCGAAGGGCTGA
- a CDS encoding TetR/AcrR family transcriptional regulator — protein sequence MQIARSAAALFARQGLRATRAEDIAQAAGIAPRTFYRYFATKEEAVAPLYAAGAERWAQAVRLAPAELSVPEALEHAVRHTLSPGVGVSASSWEWARTLIRLAVASPALGKVWAEVCHASEGALAEVLGERLGRGGVDNVAGPSAELRFAAAVAGAAVRVAVESWAVGEARPEGPEGPAALALRNLAVVRDFPWGEIAGSARGGS from the coding sequence ATGCAGATCGCCCGCTCCGCGGCCGCCCTCTTCGCCAGACAGGGCCTGCGCGCCACCCGCGCCGAAGACATCGCCCAGGCCGCCGGTATCGCTCCGCGCACCTTCTACCGGTATTTCGCCACGAAGGAGGAGGCCGTCGCCCCCCTCTACGCGGCGGGGGCCGAGCGGTGGGCGCAGGCGGTACGGCTGGCTCCCGCTGAACTGTCCGTCCCCGAGGCGCTGGAACACGCGGTGCGTCACACACTGAGCCCGGGGGTGGGGGTTTCGGCCTCCTCCTGGGAGTGGGCCCGCACGCTGATCCGTCTCGCCGTGGCCAGTCCCGCGCTGGGGAAGGTGTGGGCGGAGGTCTGTCATGCGTCGGAGGGGGCGCTGGCGGAGGTGTTGGGGGAGCGGTTGGGTCGTGGTGGCGTGGACAACGTTGCCGGTCCTTCTGCCGAGCTGCGGTTCGCGGCGGCGGTGGCGGGCGCCGCGGTGCGGGTGGCCGTCGAGTCGTGGGCGGTGGGGGAGGCGCGGCCGGAAGGGCCGGAGGGGCCGGCTGCTCTGGCGCTGCGGAATCTTGCGGTGGTGCGGGACTTTCCGTGGGGGGAGATTGCGGGTTCGGCGCGGGGTGGGTCGTAG